From the Lathyrus oleraceus cultivar Zhongwan6 chromosome 4, CAAS_Psat_ZW6_1.0, whole genome shotgun sequence genome, one window contains:
- the LOC127136628 gene encoding uncharacterized protein LOC127136628: protein MPSGGDTLSYVKCFKCGKFGHRDNECKNNILRCFKCGKTGHCVENCKSVGPTCYNCGEQGHISINYQNPKKTYSRGNVFALSGSETTSSNNLIRGTCFINNIPLVAIIATSATHSFISLDCAERLGLKLSSMIRSMIVDTPSLGLNMKANDKEEERKCMLGFYYERNDDTVKKRELIRL from the exons ATGCCAAGTGGGGGAGACACTCTCTCTTATGTcaagtgtttcaaatgtggaaagTTTGGACACCGTGATAATGAATGCAAGAATAATATTCTGAggtgtttcaagtgtgggaagACAGGTCACTGTGTTGAAAATTGCAAGAGTGTTGGGCCGACTTGTTATAACTGCGGCGAACAGGGTCACATCAGTATAAATTATCAAAACCCAAAGAAGACATATTCTAGGGGAAATGTCTTTGCCTTGTCAGGGTCAGAGACTACCAGTTCAAACAATTTGATTCGAGGTACATGTTTTATTAATAATATTCCATTGGTTGCTATTATTGCCACGAGTGCAACACATTCTTTTATTTCGCTTGATTGTGCTGAGAGGTTGGGTTTGAAATTGTCTTCTATGATTCGGAGTATGATTGTTGATACCCCATCTCTAGGTCTG AATATGAAAGCTAATGAcaaagaagaagagagaaaatgTATGCTAGGGTTTTACTATGAGAGAAACGACGATACTGTCAAGAAACGAGAGCTAATTCGCTTATAG